A region of the Apus apus isolate bApuApu2 chromosome 10, bApuApu2.pri.cur, whole genome shotgun sequence genome:
CAAATGACAGTGAAGTCCACcactgaaactgaaaacaaggtCAGTCAGATTTCCTCACCCTCAATACACCTTGACTAGCAGTAGCAACATGTCTGAGATGGAGTCTGGAAAATTGTTTCTCTTACAAATTAACTattacaaatacaaattaaCAAATTAACCTTTCTGGCAAGTAAGCCAAATTCCATTTTCTGAAATCCCCAGGAATCAGATGATAAATGCTCATAAAACTCTCCAGATCTCAATTTATGCAGATTTAGAAAGTGTATTTGTTCCAGATTCTTGGATTTCTTATGTAGCAGTTTATTGTCCCACATGGCCTGGTTTATAGTATGAAAACAGAGTTTTCCAAGAATGTGAGGAGTACCCTGTTGTTTTTGCCTGAGCCCAAGTTCTCATCACAGCACAGGACAACTCACACACCAGGCACTCATCAGTATTGCATCCACGGAGTTCTTATTCCTTAGCAAGTACCCCTCGAGTGTTCAGAGAAAAGGATAGTCAGGTGGATCTGAAAGTAGAGGTGAACCTGTCAATTCTGGGTCATTGAGAAAAGCTTCAGAGCTTTCACAGACACTGTCACATAGCCCAACACAGCTGTCTAGCACCAGAAAGACAGCTTCACTTTTAGAAACCTGTCTCACTAAGTTTTTCATGGTTCTCATAACTCCATTCACCTGAAATACTCTCCTAAAATGTGCATGGAagctccaccagcagcacttTTAACTCTGGAAGTGCAGGACATTCTCTCTGAAGAAAAACCACCACCAAGTATTTACTTACTTCACATTTGCTGGCAGATCACATTGAGTTACTATGATGTGTTACATTTTTGGCACCACAAAGAACCCTCAGAATGCCAGTTCCCCTGAATTATTTATTCCATGTTACAGATTGATGGTTCCATCTAATAACCCTTGATCTGACCCTGTTTCTGTGTCTCCTCCAGAAGCTCTTGTCTGGCACTTGGCAGCTAAACAACCTATCAGGGCAGTCTACTATCAAGGTCAAAGTACCCAGTTAATAGGGCACAAATGTAAGTTGAGTGACAACATTCACAGTAATTAAACTGTTAGTGCAAAGAACAGGTCACATTTCCAACTGCTTCTGGGAACTATGTTTGCTATCAGGAGATCAGGATCAGATCTCTGAGTGCAGTTTTTCATCCTGCCACTGACCATGTGGTCTTTGGAAATCTGTCATTTAATCTCTCCGtcctctcttccctctgctttagTTTCATCATTTATGAAAGTAAAATGACATTGCTACTTGGTTCCTTCATTTCTCTTCTGGAACTTTCTGACATCCctaaagctttaaaaagataTCTGTAGGattaaaaacaatcaaacaacctaaaaaaaaacccaaaacccctTTGTTTCCAACATACAGACCAACTAGGTCAACTGGTAACTTCTCGTTTTCTTTACCAGCAAAAGCCTTTTTGCATGAGGTTCAAAAATGCATGAGGTTTGCATGAGgccccctgcctccctgcctggcaACCCAAATAGTGAAAACTCAGGTAAACTCACTGGAATTTTCTGgagttttctttccttattcaACCACAAAAGACAGGCACTTGTTTCCTGAATTAACTCACCAGTGTGAGCTCTAGTTTCCAGATCCAGCCATCCTCCTCCAACCATCTTCAGTCCCTCACCTGATATGCAAAAATAGTTTTGGTTGAGGCTGAGACAAGGAACAACCACTTTATTGTTTGTTCCAGATTTGCAAAACATCTGGTCTAACAGGGCATAAGCCCATAGTTAGGATTCTCAGACAACAAACCAACACACGTTACTGACAACATGCTGAAATTACCAAGGACACAAAGAACTGTCTCCCTTTCCCTCCAATCTCAGCACTTTGCTATTGGTCAGCACTTGGTTTCCTCCTGCACAAAAGTATTTCTCTGTTCCTTGCATGACAAATGGTGACAACAGAACCTCAGtccagagaggaaaacagcCCGACCACTTACTTTGGGCCTCCAAATTCTGTACCAAAGTTACAGGTAGTCAAGTCCTCTCCActtaaaaaggaagaatcttatgaaatgttaaaattaaagatgctttagaaaagaaaatgctaattGTGAACCAgctggggttttcttttttggaagcCAACACACAGTACAGCATTCTTAAGCAAGATGATGCAACGGTCTCTCACAGACTGTCAGCACCCAGAGGAAAAGAGGCTGGCACTGTTCTCTGAATGTGTTTACTTCCCTGCAAGCATTGTTTCCTTGCTTGTGTCAAATAGTTTATTGAGCACAGCTAATCAATGTTTCCGCTGACAAGAAAATGGGAACAGTTTATGCAGGAAGCCAGTGTTGAAGGGCAAATTTCCCACTTAGCACAGCTTAGAACCGTGGGCCCCATCCACACAAGTATCCttactgagaaataaaagcttgaGAAGACAATgacatttaataaaaagttaCAGATTTCTTGGGCTAATTACATACCTGTGTGACTGACTTTTTTCCTACGCCCGCCTTAGAAGCTTCATCTGTGCCCTCTTTTGGTAGCGGTCTACTGAAATGCAACAGGGATTTTCAACTACCATTGTAAGTTTTGTGGCACAAAAGTTTCTACCTCTGATGCACTCCTTCTGCACCTTGCCATTGCAGCAGCCTATCTCTGCTTAGAGGCTTATGCCTTGTTTGTTAGCCCTGTTCCACTGACAAAGGAATTTCAAGTCATTTCCACATGTTGTTTATTCTCCAAACCATCTTCCAACCATCTGGCCAATCTGCTGCTTTGAAGAGTGCTTTTCTTTCACCTCAATCCTGGGAAAAGGTTCTGTGTGGAACTTCAACTCTAtagaaatgacagaaaaataacatcCCAGTAAGTGACATTTCCTTTTACTGGGGAATCATATTATagaccaaaaaaagaaattaaacccaTTCTACATGTGACCTTCCTCATGTTGACAGACACCCACAGCACAGCTTTACCTGAACCAGTCCAGTTCCAAGCCACTTGAGTGGACAGCTTATGTAAATCCTCCCTCATGTGTCTCTTCAGAAGTGCAGGTTTATCTCCTAGATCTTTCAGAGTAACAGCTCTTACCTAAAATAAAAGCCTATTTAGATGCTAGCAAGTGCAGACCCTTTCTGAGAGATTCTGTATTTCTTGGTTCTCCATGAGCTAGTCCCTAAGCTATAAACACTCACACTCTTTGGAGACTGAGCATCCCCCTTTGGGAAATTCAACAATGGCTCCACATGGACATGACATTAGGAAATGGGTTAGAATATTTTAGtctcttccagttaaaaaatGGGGAGCTACCACAAACCAAATGAATCTCAGTGCAGACCAGTGTTTAGGAACCACAGGTCAGAGAGAAGTACGTTGctcttttgtgttgttttttttttttttttctcagttggaTCTGACTGATTTCTTTATCACAGTCTGAGAAATCTATTTCTCTGACAAGCCTAGTGTTGTTTTTGTAAACACAGGAGCTGGCCAAGAGAGGCCTTGGTAAAAACATAGATCTCCAAATCATGCAGCTGCCAGTGGTTTACCAAAAAGCAAAGGAGCAAGTCTTCAAGATATGGATGACTCTTCAGCCACTGGTGAGTAATTAGAAAGTTACAcaatttttcataattattattCTGAGTGGAGCTTTAAAAACATCTCCAAAAGAGTACTGCACAGTGTGGGCATCGGACAACTCTGCAAAGTGACTATTAAAACTGTGATAaaggtttcaaactgaaatttgGAGCACACAGTAATTAGCATCCTGTTTTAACCCCGTGCCATTTAAACAGCATAACTACACACtgaaccaggaaaaaaataataaaatccacCATGAAGTGCAAAAAAGGTATCCCAGCTCTAAGATGActtgacaaaacaaaaaacaaactaaagcacaattttatttataagaTTATTTATAGTATCTTATAGAAGTTTTCTTTAGGCATAAACTACAGCAAGGCTCCCGACCTTGAAGCCAGTACTTCACATCATGCTTGGCACTGTTGcattacatgtttttaaaaaacaggtctcatttttaatttcctgttatTCTCTCTGGTGAGAAAAAACAGCTTGCTGTTCACGTTGGGCTGGCTTCATCCGCCAAAGCACTCATCATCCTGGAGCAGTGTGGGAAGAACAAAGGCTACCAAGAGATGGATGCTTGTGGTTTTCACCCAGAAGGTGGCTGCTGCATGCTAGATGGCCCGGAAAAGATTGAATCTACAATTAATATGAAGACTCTctggaaaaacatttcagtggaAGGGATTGATATCATCTTTTCCAGAGATGCGGGAAGGTAAATACTGCATATCAGGGTTTCACATTAAAGCAGAAGGAACTCAATCAGTTCATTTAACCTTGAAGAATCTTTGCAATGACTTCTCTAACCAAAATCACTTTGAAGCAAAGTCTTCACAGGGACACAAGTATAAAATTGGTATAAATTTAAATGTTATGTAAAGCAGCCCTCATGAAAAGCTACAGCCAGTAGATATTTTTCCATGGATTTGTAAATTCCAAAAGAAACAAGTTTCAACGTAGCACACCCTGTGATTAACAACCCCAGTAAACCTGAGCCATTAAGGCAGTCTGAAAGCAATACTGACTAGTAGCagattttaatctatttttccCAACTGGGAGGGATGCAAAATGTAAATACACTGAAGAACAGAGCAATTACAGGTACCTTAGAACCAAGTCTGTGATCTCACTGTGTGTTTCAGCAGTATTGAAGCCATTTTCTGTTATGCTGGTCTTcattcaaagggaaaaaataaaaatcaatttttattgaaaaaatgaaaatcaattCATTTTGACCCCTAATTTCAGGATATGCACCTGCAAGTTAACAGGTAGGgtggtaaggaaaaaaacccctccagcTGGTGAGATTGTGTGATTTACACAAAAAACTGTATCAAAGTTACCTACTGAAATTGCATGGTTGTAGTTTCCAGTGGGCTCTGTTACCTTTCCCATCTCAGACAGCTTATACAAGCCTGGAAAACAATGCACctcttgtgatttttttcttattcaaaGTTCCTTCTGGGTGGGTGCCTGAGAAACCAAGCCATCAGATAAGAAACACTGGTTTCTCCAACTTTGTTTATTTCAGCATATCCTTTACTCACTAAGCAAATAtggttttaataatttcataaacCAGATCTGGTTTGGCTACATAAACGATACTTAAACATAATCAAAGCTTACTGTTCCTTAATTCAAGCTCCTTAATTCAggttcctggttttgttttgttctgaatACTGCAGGT
Encoded here:
- the PGPEP1L gene encoding pyroglutamyl-peptidase 1-like protein isoform X2 produces the protein MDSNSNTVVLTGFGPFRQYLVNSSWEAVKELAKRGLGKNIDLQIMQLPVVYQKAKEQVFKIWMTLQPLLAVHVGLASSAKALIILEQCGKNKGYQEMDACGFHPEGGCCMLDGPEKIESTINMKTLWKNISVEGIDIIFSRDAGRYICDFTYYTSLYYGNGRAAFIHVPPLSKGVTADFLGKALQTIILEMLKQCGEERETDHVRMNT
- the PGPEP1L gene encoding pyroglutamyl-peptidase 1-like protein isoform X1 gives rise to the protein MDSNSNTVVLTGFGPFRQYLVNSSWEAVKELAKRGLGKNIDLQIMQLPVVYQKAKEQVFKIWMTLQPLKKQLAVHVGLASSAKALIILEQCGKNKGYQEMDACGFHPEGGCCMLDGPEKIESTINMKTLWKNISVEGIDIIFSRDAGRYICDFTYYTSLYYGNGRAAFIHVPPLSKGVTADFLGKALQTIILEMLKQCGEERETDHVRMNT